In a genomic window of uncultured Sphaerochaeta sp.:
- a CDS encoding NifU family protein, translating to MEDKVRKAIEDIRPSLQNDGGDIEFVSLVGNDVTVRLKGACAGCPMSQMTLKGGVERYLRNFVDPKLTVVNTPDF from the coding sequence ATGGAAGATAAAGTCAGAAAGGCAATTGAGGATATCAGACCCTCTTTGCAAAATGACGGAGGAGATATTGAGTTTGTCAGCTTGGTCGGCAATGATGTCACGGTGCGTCTCAAAGGTGCATGTGCTGGTTGTCCGATGTCCCAGATGACACTCAAGGGCGGCGTAGAACGCTACCTCCGCAATTTCGTCGATCCGAAGCTTACTGTAGTAAATACCCCTGATTTCTAA
- a CDS encoding AAA family ATPase — translation MSAQTILFLNQKGGVGKTTSVVNLGSALAQKGKKVLLVDLDSQGNLTSATSIDGRKPGLYEVIAGQCNVADAIQQTPVRNLYAIASNINMAGLNIELVGEDQREFFLKRAMDGLEEDWDYILGDCPPSLGLVTVNAMVWAKQVIIPMQCEYFAMEGLNLLMRTVGNMKKSLNPDLEVLGILFTMYSKRTKLANEVVEDISSFFNTLVFKTMIPRNVRIAEAPSHGLPINIYDNASSGSKAYKALAEEVIERVSRNN, via the coding sequence ATGAGTGCGCAAACAATACTGTTTTTGAACCAAAAAGGCGGAGTTGGCAAGACTACCTCAGTCGTAAACCTTGGGTCAGCACTGGCCCAAAAAGGAAAGAAGGTCCTCCTTGTCGACCTTGATTCCCAGGGAAACCTTACCAGTGCAACTTCCATCGATGGGAGAAAGCCGGGTTTGTATGAGGTTATTGCCGGTCAGTGCAACGTTGCAGATGCAATACAGCAAACGCCGGTAAGAAACCTGTATGCCATCGCCAGCAACATCAACATGGCTGGTCTGAACATTGAGCTGGTCGGTGAGGACCAGCGTGAGTTCTTTCTCAAACGGGCTATGGATGGGTTGGAAGAGGACTGGGACTATATCCTTGGGGATTGTCCGCCCTCACTTGGGCTGGTTACGGTGAATGCCATGGTCTGGGCAAAGCAGGTCATTATCCCTATGCAGTGCGAATACTTTGCAATGGAAGGGCTGAATTTGCTGATGCGTACCGTCGGTAATATGAAGAAGTCATTGAATCCAGATCTGGAAGTGCTGGGCATTCTCTTTACCATGTACAGCAAACGCACCAAGTTGGCGAATGAGGTGGTGGAAGACATCAGTTCCTTCTTCAACACCTTGGTTTTCAAGACTATGATCCCTCGGAATGTACGAATTGCTGAAGCACCCTCCCATGGGCTGCCCATCAATATTTATGACAATGCAAGCAGCGGATCAAAAGCATATAAGGCACTGGCAGAGGAGGTAATCGAGCGTGTCTCAAGAAACAACTAA
- a CDS encoding ParB/RepB/Spo0J family partition protein: MSQETTKKHGLGKGIGSLMQDYSFDSVLDTALGLSASKQEQDPTQRILQVPIENIRANPNQPRKDFNQESLEELAQSIKREGVLQPILVEEIAPGQYSIVAGERRYRASKLAGLPSIPVLVKDFTQMQRLEVSLIENIQRENLNPIEEAKAYAYLIQEAGITQEELAQRVGKNRSTISNSIRLLQLSSAMQQDMLHGKFSAGQARAILSVVNPADREILYRAVLEKDLSVRATEQLAAQFNMGKRVAYQKKKRAKKGLAKSADILAVEDKFLHVVGSQVEVKGSLAKGKLEIPYRSSEELERLYQLLAPSQELFEV, translated from the coding sequence GTGTCTCAAGAAACAACTAAGAAACATGGATTAGGCAAGGGGATTGGTTCCCTGATGCAGGATTACTCCTTCGATTCGGTTTTGGATACCGCTTTGGGACTCTCTGCCTCCAAGCAGGAGCAGGATCCGACACAACGGATCTTGCAAGTTCCTATCGAGAATATTCGTGCTAACCCCAATCAACCCCGAAAAGATTTCAATCAGGAGTCGCTGGAAGAGCTGGCCCAGTCCATCAAGCGGGAAGGGGTTCTTCAGCCCATTCTGGTAGAAGAGATTGCCCCTGGTCAGTACAGTATTGTTGCTGGAGAACGACGGTACCGGGCCTCCAAGCTGGCCGGACTTCCCTCGATACCTGTCCTGGTGAAAGATTTCACCCAGATGCAACGTCTTGAGGTTTCCCTGATCGAAAACATCCAAAGGGAGAACCTCAATCCCATTGAGGAAGCCAAAGCCTATGCTTACCTCATACAGGAAGCGGGTATTACCCAGGAAGAGTTGGCGCAAAGGGTGGGGAAGAACCGATCAACCATCAGCAACAGTATCAGGCTCTTGCAGCTCAGCTCCGCTATGCAGCAGGACATGTTGCATGGGAAATTCAGTGCAGGGCAGGCTCGTGCAATTCTCTCCGTTGTCAACCCTGCTGACCGGGAGATACTCTACCGAGCTGTATTGGAGAAAGACCTTTCGGTACGAGCAACGGAACAATTGGCTGCACAATTCAATATGGGCAAGCGGGTAGCATACCAAAAGAAGAAGCGTGCAAAGAAAGGCTTGGCAAAGTCCGCCGATATTCTGGCCGTGGAAGACAAATTCCTCCATGTCGTGGGATCCCAGGTGGAAGTGAAAGGCTCGCTGGCGAAGGGTAAGCTGGAAATACCGTACCGAAGCAGCGAAGAATTGGAACGATTGTACCAACTGCTGGCACCAAGTCAGGAGTTGTTCGAAGTATAA
- a CDS encoding peptidylprolyl isomerase, translating to MDAQNLTDGLYAVLHTTKGDITLLLEHEKTPMTVANFVGLAEGTLNINGKHARYYDNLTFHRVIENFMIQGGCPKGTGTGGPGYTFPDEFDESLKHTGPGMLSMANAGPGTNGSQFFITHVATPWLDGKHSVFGHVVEGQDVVNSIAQGDKIKNVEILRKGESANAFEVTREIFTKYVVEVEERNKKKQGLEQAKLDAELKNRFPDATITPSGLRYVVKKAGDGKKNPAYGQKVTVHYTGSLLDGRVFDSSVRRGSPAQFAIGEVIEGWNEALMTMSAGEQRTLIIPPELGYGTMGYPGVIPPNAYLIFDVELIKF from the coding sequence ATGGACGCACAGAATCTGACAGACGGCTTGTATGCCGTACTGCATACTACAAAAGGGGACATCACACTGCTTCTCGAGCATGAGAAGACGCCGATGACCGTGGCGAACTTTGTTGGTTTGGCTGAGGGAACCCTGAACATCAACGGAAAGCATGCCCGTTACTATGACAACCTCACCTTCCATCGGGTCATCGAGAATTTCATGATCCAGGGAGGCTGTCCCAAGGGAACAGGAACTGGGGGGCCTGGGTACACTTTCCCCGATGAGTTTGATGAGAGTCTGAAGCATACCGGTCCTGGGATGCTCTCCATGGCGAATGCCGGCCCCGGTACCAACGGGAGCCAGTTCTTCATCACCCATGTGGCAACTCCTTGGCTTGATGGAAAGCATTCGGTCTTCGGTCATGTTGTGGAAGGGCAGGATGTGGTAAATTCCATTGCGCAGGGAGACAAGATCAAGAACGTGGAGATCCTTCGCAAGGGCGAGAGCGCCAATGCGTTTGAGGTTACCAGGGAAATCTTTACAAAGTATGTAGTTGAAGTGGAAGAGAGAAACAAGAAGAAGCAGGGATTGGAACAGGCGAAGCTTGATGCAGAACTGAAAAACCGTTTTCCTGATGCAACCATCACTCCCAGCGGTCTTCGGTATGTAGTGAAAAAAGCAGGGGATGGAAAGAAAAATCCCGCCTATGGGCAGAAGGTTACGGTGCACTATACCGGATCGTTGCTTGATGGCAGGGTGTTCGACAGTTCTGTCCGCAGGGGGAGTCCCGCCCAGTTTGCCATCGGTGAAGTGATCGAGGGTTGGAACGAGGCTCTGATGACCATGAGTGCCGGCGAACAGCGTACTCTGATCATCCCTCCTGAGCTTGGCTATGGGACCATGGGGTATCCGGGGGTAATTCCGCCGAATGCGTACTTGATCTTCGATGTGGAGCTGATAAAGTTCTAA
- the radA gene encoding DNA repair protein RadA, with amino-acid sequence MKSKDVHYVCSQCGRSETKWLGRCPDCGSWNTFEEEAVKSVPDGKHAVISTLSKPVSLESIVIDPLFRYETGIGELDRVLGGGVMRGSSILLGGEPGIGKSTLMLQVLEKCSLGRKVLYVSGEESPSQVKLRAQRLGLKLSSIDIFCDTRAEILESLLMSSKPDVVVIDSLQTLSSEELPSPAGSVNQIRFCSTLLVGICKQLGISLFLIGHVTKEGVLAGPKVIEHLVDTVLYFEQVSSGVRLVRAAKNRFGSVDEIGIFSMHEKGLTAVANPSSFFITDRTGTALPPGISYTAVIEGSRTFLVEIQALTTVAKNGYSRIYSERIDTARVTRVAAILERHAGVRLGDQDIYVNVAGGMKLSEVSIELPLALALWSALSGKSLPKGLVSFGELSLAGEVRSVGFPEKREKAAKELGFSRSLLPRALSHSPVSQYPCTTVREALETCTKLG; translated from the coding sequence GTGAAATCGAAGGATGTTCATTATGTGTGCAGCCAGTGTGGACGGAGCGAAACCAAGTGGTTGGGGCGCTGTCCGGACTGCGGTAGCTGGAATACCTTCGAAGAAGAGGCGGTCAAGAGTGTTCCCGATGGAAAGCATGCTGTCATCAGCACGCTTTCCAAGCCGGTTTCGCTGGAGAGTATCGTGATAGACCCACTCTTCCGCTATGAGACGGGCATCGGCGAGCTTGATAGGGTTCTCGGAGGAGGGGTCATGCGTGGCTCCTCCATACTCCTCGGAGGAGAACCCGGAATCGGCAAATCCACACTCATGCTCCAGGTGCTGGAAAAGTGCTCGCTTGGCAGGAAAGTGCTCTATGTCTCAGGCGAAGAGTCTCCCAGCCAGGTGAAGCTCAGGGCCCAGCGCCTGGGCCTCAAACTCTCCTCCATTGATATCTTTTGTGATACCCGTGCCGAGATTCTTGAATCGCTTCTTATGTCCTCAAAGCCGGATGTGGTGGTGATCGACTCGCTGCAGACACTCAGCAGTGAAGAGCTTCCTTCTCCTGCAGGCTCGGTGAACCAGATCCGCTTTTGCTCCACCCTGTTGGTGGGCATCTGCAAGCAACTTGGGATCTCACTGTTTCTCATCGGTCATGTGACCAAGGAGGGGGTGCTGGCAGGCCCGAAAGTCATTGAGCATCTGGTCGATACCGTCCTCTATTTTGAGCAGGTTTCCAGTGGAGTCCGCTTGGTGCGTGCTGCAAAGAACCGCTTCGGTTCGGTTGATGAGATAGGCATCTTCAGCATGCATGAGAAAGGGCTCACTGCGGTGGCAAACCCCTCCTCATTCTTCATCACGGACCGCACTGGCACAGCCCTTCCCCCAGGCATTTCCTACACTGCGGTGATCGAAGGATCGCGTACCTTTCTGGTTGAGATCCAGGCCCTGACCACTGTGGCAAAGAACGGATACTCCCGCATCTACTCCGAGCGTATCGATACCGCCAGGGTAACCCGTGTGGCTGCAATTTTGGAACGTCATGCCGGGGTACGCTTGGGAGATCAGGACATCTATGTCAATGTGGCGGGAGGCATGAAACTCAGTGAGGTTTCCATCGAACTTCCCCTTGCGCTCGCACTCTGGTCGGCACTCAGCGGCAAGAGTCTTCCCAAAGGTCTGGTAAGCTTTGGGGAACTGAGTTTGGCAGGGGAAGTCCGCAGTGTCGGGTTTCCCGAAAAGAGGGAGAAGGCAGCCAAGGAGTTGGGATTCTCCCGTTCTCTTCTGCCCCGGGCCCTTTCCCACTCCCCCGTGAGCCAATATCCTTGCACTACGGTCAGGGAAGCGCTCGAGACATGTACCAAGCTGGGTTGA